In the genome of Syntrophomonadaceae bacterium, the window AATCCTGTCATTAAGCCCGTAGCCCCGTTCCTTAAACAGTTCCAGTTCTCTTCGGGTAATCTGTCCAATAAAACCCAGCAGATGGCCGGCCAGAGAGCCATTGGGATAATAGCGCATGGGAGACTCCAGAATTACCACCCCCGGCAAATCCCGCCGGTTTTCCTGGATCCGGGTGACCAAAGCCAGAGTTTCTTCACTCCAAGGCAGGCTAATGACCTCCACAGGCTCAAACCTGCGCGGGTTAGTGCGCAGCTTTTTGGTGATAGACTCCCCGGTAATCCCTGGAATATCCAGGATTTCCGCAAGGCGTTGGTTGATTTCGGCCTGATTCTTGAGACCCAAATTACTTACACTGATGGAGAATACCGGCTTACTGGTTGCCAGGACCTCTTTATTCCGGTCCACTATATCTCCCCGCCTTGCTTCCAGACTAATTAAACGGGTTCTGTTTTGAGCCGATTGAGCCTGGAAATCAGCAGTATTAATTACTTGCAGGTAAAACAACCGGGCAAGCAAGACTGTAAAAATAAATACAACAATCAAGAAATAAATCCGCAATTTCTGTTCGAATTTTTTTCTGTTTTCCATTGCCTACCCCCTTTTATAAAAGGGCTCCCAAAAGTTGGTCTCACGGCTATCTTCGCCACAAGCGGTAAGGGTCATTTTTTTCTGGTATTTTCAGGTTAACTTTATTGGCCCATGAAAACAGGGGATAATAAATGAGAATGGCGATTAAACCATGATAACCCGATTTTATTAAGGTATCCCGCACGAATATAAGCGGATCAATCGAAAGCCCTCCCAAACCGGCAAAAAGGTAATAGACTAACTGAAAAAAAGGTGTCGCCACTAACAGCCCTACTGCCGGCAAAAGCAGGTTTTCCTTGTAGAATCTACTTTCACCCCAGCCGGCCACATATCCTGCCAAAGCTTTGCTCAAAAGGTTTAATCCAATATATTTGCCAACAAAAAGGTCTTCGACCAGTCCGAAAAAAAAGCCAAGCTGGGCGCCTTCGCGGGAGCCCCGCAAGAGACCCCATAATACGATGATCACCAGCAAGAGGTCCGGCTTGGTTACCAGCACGGGGTGTTCCAGCAAGGTTGACTGCAGTATTAGAGAAATAATCAGAACCGCTGACCAAACCAAAAAGGCCAACCTAATCTCCCTCCTCCGCCTTTAGAAGGACCATTACCTCCTCTAACCGGTTAAAATCAACAAAAGGCAGGATAATGGCTTTTTTCATCAGTCCATTGGCCTCCAAGACTGTATCCACAACGTATCCGATCCTGAGACCTTTGGGAAATACACTACCCATACCGGAGGTAATTACCACCTGGTCAGGGTGGACAGGGGTATCGTGCGGCAGATGAATCATCTGCAAAAGGGACTTTTTGCCTGGCATTACCTCTATTACTCCCGGAAAACGGGAGACCTGCAGGAGAGCGCCGACT includes:
- the mreD gene encoding rod shape-determining protein MreD, giving the protein MAFLVWSAVLIISLILQSTLLEHPVLVTKPDLLLVIIVLWGLLRGSREGAQLGFFFGLVEDLFVGKYIGLNLLSKALAGYVAGWGESRFYKENLLLPAVGLLVATPFFQLVYYLFAGLGGLSIDPLIFVRDTLIKSGYHGLIAILIYYPLFSWANKVNLKIPEKNDPYRLWRR